The genomic DNA GGATGAGCAACTTGGTGCCCGGATTCTCGACCGCACGCCCGACGATCTCCTCGACGGACTGCGCTTTCTCACCGGTCACCATGTTGCGTCCGCCGAACGCGGTCATGAAAATGTCGTGCTGGCGCCACAGCACGCCCTTGGGCATACCGGTGGTACCGCCGGTATACAGCACGTAGAGGTCGTCGGGGCTGGGTTGCACGGGAGGTAGCGAAAGTGTCGGGGAGCCGACGATCGACTCGTAATCCACTGCGCCGTCGAGCAGTTCATTGCCGGAATCGTCGGCGATCTGGATCAGTACCCGCAGTGCCGGCAGATCGGGGAGGATCTCGGCCACCCGCGGTGCGAACGCTGCGTGGTACACGATCGCTGAGGCACCGGAATCGGCGAGCAGGTACTGCAATTCGTTCTTGACGTAGCGGTAGTTGACGTTGAACGGGGCGACCCGGGCCCGGAAGGAACCGAGCAGGGATTCGACGAATTCGGGACCGTTGTAGGCGTAGATGCCCAGCAGATCCTGGCCGACCTCGTGGCCGGCCAGTTCACTGCGTTCGGTCTGTGCACCCAGTCCGCGCGAATGCAGATACGCAGCCAGCCGATTCGAGCGGTCCACGATCTGGCGGTAGGTATAGCGCCGGTCGCCCTGGACGATCAGCGGGCGGTCTCCGAGGGCGGCGGCGACGGCTTCGGCGACGGCCGGAACGGTGAACTGCACGGGTTTCTCCTCTTGGGCGGTCAGCGCTGCCAGGCGTGCAGCAGGTCTTCGGTGGTGGTGACGGTGGCCAGCAGAGACAACGTATTGTCGATGACCGCGTCGGCATAGGCCGTCGGAATTCCGGCCACCGCGTCGCGGGGCAGCACCACGCGGTAGCCGGCGTTGACCGCGTCCATCACCAGATTGATGATCGCGATGTTCACCGAGACGCCCACGGCCACGATGGTGCGCACTCCGAGGTTCCGCAGGACCGCATCCAGGTCCGTGCCGCCCATCGGGCCCAGGCCGTGCCAGCGGGACAGAACGAGATCGTCAGGCTCCGGGCCGAATTCGGGAAGCAGCGTGGCACCCGGGCTGCCGGGCAGGATGCCGACGTCATTGCGGCCGATGGCGAAGATCTTGGCGTTGTGGTTGGAGCCCAGCCCGTCCGGGCGTCGCTGCACCAGACAGTGCACCACCCGGGCCGAGGCGGCCCGGGCCGCCGGCAGCAGTTTGGCGATGTTGGGCAGCGCCTGCCGCCGGGCCTCGTCGGCCAGTGCGGCCAGCCCGGCGTCGGGACCGACTACCGCCCCTTGGCATTCCTGGGTGACGATCGCGGTGTGCTCGGGTGCGACCAGTTCGGTCAGGTTGACCTTCATGCGTGGGCGACTGTGTCGACGGGAGGGACCTCGTAGAACTGAGTAGCCCACTTTCGCATGGCCATATACGGTTTGGCGTCGATCTTGGCCAGCGGGGGATGCTCGACGTACTTCTGGTAGCGCCAGATGTCGCAGTCCTCCCATACGGTTTTGAGGAACTGCTTCTCGACCTTGGCACGCACCTGCTCGGGCGGGATGTCGGAGGTCTCACCGGGCACTTTGGGCCACCAGATCGAGTAGAACATGTCTGACACCTCGTCATCGACCGGGGTGCAGGCGAAGATCAACCGGTGGTTGGACGAACCCTCGAAGGCGCTCATGGCGAACCCGAGCCCGGAGAAGTGGCTGTGAATCCGCAGTGCCATCTCGTCCGGATCGTCACTGCGTGCGTCGGGCCAGCCCGTCAGAAACCGCCATTCCTCGTCGACGTGTTCCCAGTGCAGGCACACCGGCGTCACGGTCGCGCCGTGGACATAGCGGAAATGTGAACTGTCGGGACCATTTTCGGCCACGATCTGCGGGTGGACCGGGATCGCGTCGGCCCGGCTGGAGAACTCCGGGTAGGGCCGGTAGTACGCATCGGGGTCGGTTTCGAACTGCGGGAACTTGTGGAAGATGTCGGGCAGCTCCCACTGCGGTTCCAGGCCGGCGGGCTGGTACCACATGAAGATGCAACCGTACTGCTCCCTGACCGGGTACGACCGCAGGCGCAGTCCGCGGTTGGGCTTGTCGGGCTGATAGGGGATGTAGGTGTTGTTGCCCTCGGGTCCCCACCGCCAACCGTGGAACGGGCACTCGACGCAGTCACCGACGACCTTGCCGCCGTGACCGATGTGCGCGCCCAAGTGCTTGCAGTGGGCTTCCAGGACGTGCAGCTCGCCTGACTCGTCGCGGTAGGCGGCGAGATCCTCGCCGAAGTACTTCAGCGCCTTCACATCGCCGACCTCGTACTCGGCTGACCAGCCGATCATGAACCAGCCGGTGACCTTCCAGGTGAACGGCACTTTCATGCTCGCTGCCCTCCTGTTTCACTGCTCTCGCCATAGGTACGGAAGACATTACAGTAGCGGTTTCTGCATAGAAAGCGCGCAAGGTGGGCTCGCCCGTCGAAACGGCATTCCAGCAGGTCTTCTCTCGCACTTCTTCTGCTGGAATACCGTTTCGGCGGTCGACTGAAATGCCTACCGTATAGTCCACCGCAGTCGACCAGGAGGTGACCCGTTGTCCGACGACATCGAGGCGATCAAGCAGCTCAAGGCCCGCTACTGCCGGTTCCTGGACACCAAGGACATCGACGCGTGGCGGGCGTTGTTCGTCGACGACGTCGTGGTGAAACTGGACATGGCCGTCTCGACCGGTGGTGCCGATCCGCAGACCGCGCCGCCGCTGAACGGCTTCGACGAGTTCTTTCCGGTGGTCTGGGGCGGGGTGCAGAATGCGGCGACGGTGCATCATTGCCACACCCCCGAGATCATGCTGACGTCCGACACCACCGCGACGGGCATCTGGGCCATGGAGGACATGCTGTTCTTTGAAGGTGGCAACGAGTTGCATGGGGCCGGCCACTATCACGAGACTTACGAAAAGCGTGACGGCACATGGCAGATCACCAGCCTGCACCTGACCCGGACCCTGTTGAAGTTCAAGACCGCCTAGCCCGGTGAGCGGCCGCGTCGCCGGTAAACGCCAGCTCACCGGCCTTGTACCATCGACAAATGGCCAAGCCGCTCATCCCCGTCGAGGTAATCCTCGAGCGGCGTCACCCAGGCCGTTCTGCCGCTGATCCGCAATGCCCGCGGACGCCTTGTGTTCATCTCCTCGACCAGTGGGCGAGTGGCCACCCCGTCACTGGGCGCGTACGGGGCTTCCAAATTCGCGTTGGAGGCCATTGCTGATTCACTGCGAAATGAACTGCGCCCCTGGGGTATAAGGGTCAGCCTGATCGAGCCTGGGCAGATCGACACCGATATGAGCAAGGGCTCGCACGAACAGCATGAAGAGAACATCGCCAAGATGAGTGCCGAGCATCAGAAGTTGTATGCCAAGCACTCCGAGGGTATGCACAAGGCAATTGACCTGATGGACGGCGTGATCTCCTCTCCGGAGGAGATCACGGTGGCTATTGAACGCGCGTTGACCGACAGGCGCCCCCGCGCGAGGTATCTCGTCGGCAAGGGATCGCGAGCCCACGCCTACACCCGGATCCTGCCGTCGCCAATCGCCGACGCGATTTTCTCAAAAGCCACCGGCATTCCGAAACGGGTGTAGCGCGCTATCCGGTCATCTCCGCCCCGAACGCCTTGATGTAGTCGAGCGCGGACTGCGGGCTGCTGCCGTCCACATGCACGACGGCCCAGGTGGCGCCGTGGCCGGCCAGTTCGGCAAGAACCTCGCGCGCGCGGCGCAGCGAGGTTTCGTCCTCCAGATCGGTGTACGGGCACACCACCTGTATGTCGATGGACAGCGGGTCACGGCCGGCGTCGGCGAGGCGCTCACGTAGTTGCTGCACGGTGGCACCGAACTGCTCGGTGTTCTCGATGGTCGCGGTACGCATCGCCGACGCCATGCCCGGGGCGGCGATGATCGGCATCCACCCGTTGCCGTGTTCGACGACCCGGCGGATGGCGGCCTTGCCGTTCCCGCCGATCCAGATCGGTGGATGGGGTCGCTGAACTGGGGGTTGCAGAAACACGGTCCCCACTGCGGCGAAATCGGTACCGGTAATTGGTGTTTCGGGGTCGGTCCAGATTGCGAGTAGTGATGTCAGCGCCTCGTCGAGCAGCTCGGCGCGACGCTCGATGTCCACGCCCACCGCCGAGAACTCCGATCGCAGGTAGCCGGCGCCGACCCCGGCGATCAACCGACCGCCGGATATCAGGTCCAGACTTCCGAGTGCCTTCGCTGACAGGTACGGGTTGCGGAAGGGCAGCACGTACAGATTGGTCATCAACCGGATGTGCGTGGTAGCTGCCGCCATGAAACTCAGCGCGGCGATCGGGTCCAGCGTGTTATGACCGCCGTTGTTGCGCCACTTCACCGACGGGGCCGGATGCTCGCTCAGAGCTACCGCCGAGAAACCCGCCGCTTCGGCCTGCGTGGCGACCGCACGGATGACCTCGGGTTGCAGGAAATCGTCAGGTGCGGTGGGTAGTTCGCTGGGATACTCCAGGGTGTACTTCACCGATCTCCCCGTTCTGGCGCGATACTGAAACCATTACCGTAACATCCATCGGTAATCATCAGATGGGATGGTAGTGATGGCCGGCCGGCGAAAAGTACTCGTGATGGGCGCAAGCGGAAATGTGGGCGCGTGCGTCACCCGCCAACTTGTCGAGCGGGGCGACGATGTGCGGGTACTGCTGCGTAAGAGCAGTTCGACCAAGGGCATCGATGATGTCGAGGTCGAACGCAGCTACGGCGACATCTTCGACACCGAGGCGGTCGCGGCCGCGATGGCCGACCGGGACGTGGTCTTCTACTGCGTCGTCGACACGCGTGCCCATCTCGCCGACCCGGCGCCACTGTTCTCCACCAATGTCGAGGGTCTGCGCAACGTCCTCGACGTCGCGGTCGACGTCGACCTGCAGCGCTTCGTGTTCCTTTCCACCATCGGAACCATCGCTATCGGTGACGACGGCGCAACCGTCGACGAGGACACCCCGTTCAACTGGGCCGGCAAGGGTGGGCCCTACATCGAATCGCGGCGCCAGGCCGAAGATCTGGTGCTGTCCTATGCGCGCGAACGTGGCTTGCCTGCCGTGGCGATGTGTGTGTCGAACCCGTACGGTCCGCCGGATTGGCAGCCGAGACAGGGCGCGCTCATCGCCATGGCGGCGTTCGGCACGATGCCGGTGTACATCCGTGGTGTCGGTGCCGAGGTAGTCGGAATCGATGATGCGGCAGAGGCACTCGTTCTGGCCGCTGAGCACGGGCGGATCGGCGAACGCTATATCGTGTCCGAGAGCTATATGAGCCAGCGGGAGATGTTCACGGCGGCTGCGCACGCGGTGGGCGCGCGGCCGCCCAGATTCGGCATCCCGATGGCCCCGCTGTATGTCTTCGGGTGGCTGGCCGGCATGTCGAATCGATTGTTCGGCACTGACTTTCCGACGAACCTCACCGCCACCCGGCTGCTGTGGCTGACGTCGCCGGCCGACCACAGCAAGGCGACACGCGACCTGGGGTGGAAGCCCGCGCCGACCGTGGAATCGATCGGCCGGGCCGCCCAGTTCTACGTCGACCGCAAGAACCGCAACGAGAAGGTCATCGACTTGTGAGCAACGCCAATTTCGATGCGATCGTCGTCGGCGCCGGATTCTCCGGCCTGTACGCACTGCACCGGCTACGGGAACAGGGCCTGCGGGTGCAGGTCCTGGAAAAGGCCGACGCCGTCGGCGGTACCTGGTTGGTCAACCGGTATCCGGGTGCGCGCTGTGACATCGAGAGCATCGAATATTCCTACAGCTTCAGCGATGCGATCCAGCAGGAGTGGGTCTGGACCGAGACGATGCCGGCCCAACCGGAGATCGAGGCGTACCTGAACTTCGTCGCCGACCGGCTCGACCTGCGTCGCGACATCTCGTTCGGTACTGACGTCGTCTCGATGACCTTCGACGAGGGCGCTGCACAGTGGGCGGTGGAAACCGCTGTGGGGCAGACGCTGACCGCGCCATTCGTGGTGGCGGCCACCGGAATCCTGTCTGTGCCACTCGAGCCCGACATTCCCGGGATGGACCAGTTCACCGGCACCTCGCTGTTCACCAGCCGTTGGCCGCGTCAGGGTGTCGACCTCACCGGTAAGCGGGTCGGGGTGATCGGTACCGGTTCCACCGGTGTCCAACTGATCCCGGTGGTGGCCGCGCAGGCCGAGCAGCTCACGGTGTTCCAGCGTTCACCGGCCTTCACCCTGCCCTGGCAGGTGCGCCCGTTCGAGCCCGGCGAGCTCGACGCGCTCAAGGCCGACTACCAGCAGATCCGTGCCGCGCAACGGGAACATCCGGTCGGTGCGGCACGCCTCAGCGCGTTCTCGGTGCTGCTCGAGATGCTCGCCCGGCCGCCGGTGAAATCGGCTTCGCCCGAGGAGAAGCGACAGGCTGTCGAAGAACACGGTGTGATGGGTGCGCTGAATTGGGGCGACGTCTTCTTCGATATCGAAGCCAACCGGATGGCCACCGAGCTCTACGGCCAAGCCGTGGCCCGCGTCGTCACCGACCCGCAGACGGCGGCATCGTTGACGCCCAGTCACCCCTTCGCGTGCAAACGGCCGATCATCGACCAGGGTTACTACGAGGCGTACAACCGAGACAATGTCACCCTGGTCGATCTGCGCAAGGGGGCCATCCGTGAGGTCACTGCCACCGGGATTTCCACCGAGCAAGGCGATTTCGATCTCGACGTGATCGTGTACGCCACCGGTTTCGATGCCATGACCGGTGCGTTGAGCCGGATCGATGTGCGGGGCCGCGACGGGCTGGTGCTGGGGGAGTACTGGGCCAAGGAGGGGGCATTGTCCTACCTGGGGTTGGCCGTGGCCGGCTTCCCCAATCTGTTCACCATCCAGGGTCCGGGAAGTCCCTCGGCGGCAACGAACTTCGTGGCTGCCCTGGAGCAGCACGTGGAGTGGATCGCGGACTGCATCGCCGACCTGAGGGCCCGTGGGCACCGCAGTATCGAGGCGACGCCACTGGCGCAGGCCGAATGGGTCGAGCACACCACGGCACTGGTGGCACCCACCGTGCTGGTGCACCCCACCTGCAACTCTTGGTACAACGGCGGAAATGTGCCCGGCAAGAAGCGGATGTATCTGGGATACACCGCGGGCATCCCCGAGTACCGTCGCCGCTGTGACGAGATCGCCGCTGACGGCTATACGGGATTCATCCTTGAATAGGGCGGCCCGGATCGCCTGGGAACTCGGCGGCGTGGTGCCGCGCTCGGTGAGTGCACTCGCAGGCGCTGGGGATTGGCGGGCGCTGTCAGTGACTGGTCTGCGCCAGCTCGGTGAAGTCACTCTTGACGAACTGGTGGTCACCGGCATGACCCTGACCGGTCCACCACCGCAGCTGCCGCGGCCGCTCAGTGACTACGAGTCGGCCGCCTGCGAACTTGAAGCGCTCGGGATCGACGGGGCGCATCCATGCCCAGATGCCTTGACGATCAAGCATATCCGGCCGCGCAGGTTCGGTGCGCTGACCTTCGACGAGCTGATCTTTGACCACGAGCCCGCGCTCCCGGACGCGGTCCTGGCCGATGGGCACGGTGGTGCCGCCACGGCCAGGGTGCGGCTGTACCGCTGCGGCGACGAGGCGCGGCCCTGGCTGATCTGGGTGCACGGGGCCGGGCAGGGTGATCCGATGGATCTGCTGGTGGCCCGGGTACGGCAGTTGCGCGAACTCGGATTCAATGTCGCGCTGCCAGTGCAGCCCGGACACGGGCCGCGGCGCGGGTCCTGGCCGGAGTATCCCGCCCGCGATCCGCTGGCCAATGTCGCCGGCATGATGCGTGCGGTGTCGGAAGTGCGGGCGCTGATCGGCTGGCTCGAGCCGCAGGCATCATCGATCGCGGTGGCCGGACTTTCGCTGGGTAGTGCTGTGGCTGCGCTGGTTTCGCATCTTGACCAGCGGGTCGGCGCGGTCGGAGTCTACACACCCATCCTCGGTCTCAACACGATGATCGGTCTGCATCTGGGTCGCTGGGGAACGGCCGGACTGGAAGCGGGCGATCTGCTGCAATCCGACATCGTGACGGCGTTGTCCTCGGTGATCAATCCGCTGGGCACCGTGCCCCGCACCGATCATCGCCTGATCGTCGGGGCGTGGCATGATCGGATGGCGATGCGGGAATCGGCCGTTGCCCTGCACGAGCGGTGGGGCGGTGAATTGCACTGGCACGACGGCAGTCACGTCGGGCACCTGTTCTCCGGTGCGGTACAGGATGTGACCGAGCAGTTCCTAACGACTGTAGCTTGACGTGATCCGTGCTCGGACGCAGTCGATCTCGTGGTCCAGATCGTGTTCCTCGGGCAGTACCACCCACTGGAATGCCAACCCGAAGATCGCCCCGGTGATGTCACGCAGGGCCATATCGACGTCGATATCGGGCCGCAGCGATCCGTCGGTGATGCCGGCGCGCAGGCCGGTATCGATCTTGACCGCAGCGGCGCTCAGCTGCGTGCGCACCCCGTCGCGCAGCGGCGACGTCGTCTTGACCGCCTCGAAAGCTGATACGAACATGGCTCGGGTCACCGCCGGGTCCTCGGCGTGGATTTCTTGAACACGGTCGAAATGTGCCAGCACCTGCTGCAGTCCGGTGGCGCCCGGTTCGGCGTCCGGGTTCAGGCGTGCCACATACACATCCTGGAAGGCTTCCAGGATCGCGTCTTTGCTGCCGTAGCGGGCGTGCACCATGGCCCGGCTGTAGCCGGCGCGCCGGCCAATCTCGGCGGCCGTTGTTGCTTCCCAGCCCTTTTCGACGATCAGCTCGGCGGCGGCCTGCAACAGTCTGCGCGACGACAGCTCGACGCGCTCGGGTTGGGTCAGGCCTAGGGACGGTGACGGCACCCTTGCATATTAGACGGTCGACAACTAACTTAGTTGTTCGGCGTCAAATTTCCCTATCGGAGGTCAAGGATGACTTCAGCCGCTGTGCCCGCCGCCAAGGCGGTGCCGTCGACGATCGACGAAGTGAGCGCGCAGTGGCTGACCGAGGCGCTCTCGGCGACGGTGACCGCGGTGCATGCCGAGCGGATCGCCGAGGACACCGGTTTCTCCGCGGCGTTGTACCGGCTGCATCTGACCGGAGAAGATGGTGTTCCGCCAACGTTGATCGTCAAGTTGCCTGCTGACTCGTTGGCCCGGGGCGGCATGGAATTGCTCGGCGGATATCAGCGCGAACTCCATTACTACCGCCACGTCGCGGCGGCCGCTCCGCTGTCGGCTCCGCATTGCCATGTCGCACGGATGTCCGGTTCCGACTTCGTGCTGGTGCTCGAAGACCTGCGGGACTGGGAGAACGCCGACCACCTCGCCGGATTGTCGCTACCTCGGGCGCGGTTGTGCATCGGCCAATTGGCCGGCCTGCACGCCTGGTCGCAGACGATGGATAGTGCTGTCCGGGACAGCTTTCCGGCCATCGACAACCCGCTGACGCGGGATCTTCTCCTGCCCGCGTTTGCGCCGGGCTGGCAGCTGTACCTGGAACATACCGACCAGGAGGTGCCGTCGGCGGTGGCACAGTTCGCCGAGCAGTTCACCGAACTCGCGCCCATCGCGATGGAGGCGCTGTCGCAATGGGAGATGTTGGTGCACGGCGATATCCGGGCCGACAATATGTTCTTCCGCGGCGACGATCTGAAGGTGGTGGACTTTCAGCTGACGGTGCGGGGTGCGGGTGCCGCTGATATCGCCTATCTGGTCAGTCAGGGGCTGCCGACCGAGGTGCGCCGCGGGCACGATGAGCAGCTGGTGGGCGAGTACGTGCGGCGGATGGCCGAGCTCGGCGTCACCGACTATTCGTTCGACGAGGCGTGGCGGCACTACCGGTTCGGCGTCGCGCTGCTGATGTACATGCCGGTGATAGCCCTGCTCACCTGGGACAGCGCCCCCGAGCGATCCCGGCGGCTGTGCCTGACGCTGATCGACCGGGCTGTGGCGACCATCGAAGACATCGATGCTCTGGGGGTATTCGCGTGAACGCCCGCAGTGCCCGCGAAGTCGTCGACCTCTACAACTTGGTGGTGTGGAACAAGCGGGACTTCGTCCTTGCCGAAGAACTGATGGGCGACAGTGTGATTCGTCATGATGTGGGGGAGGCCCAGACGCTCACGCACGAGCAGGCCGTACAACGCATCATCGACCACTGGGCGATGTTCGAGACCGTCCGCTTCGACCTCAATCTCGTGGTCGCCGGCGACGACGGGGAACACGTGGCGATCGTCTACGAATCGCCGATGAGCTTCCCTGATGGCAACGCCATGACGATCAGCAGCATGGAGATCTTCCGGGTCGTCGACGGCCGGATCACCGAAGTGTGGAATTGTGGTTACAAACAAGGAGTTTGGGCATGAGCCAACCTGTACTCGACGAACTTGGCTACTACCTGTTGGCTGGCGCCGGCGGTGAAGGCCCCGCCACGCTGATGGATGAGGCGCGGCGCGGTGAGGAACTCGGCTTCGGCACCGCGTTCATCTCCGAGCGCTGGAACGTCAAGGAAGCGTCGTCGCTCGTCGGAGCCGCCTGCGCGGTGACCGACCGCATGCAGATCGCTACGGCGGCAACCAATCACAACACGCGTCATCCGCTGATCACCGGATCGTGGGCCACCACGATGCACCGGCTGTCGCGGGGCCGGTTCACGCTCGGCATCGGCCGAGGCATCGCAGCCATGTACAACGCGTTTGGGGTGCCCGCGGTGACCACCGCGCAGATGGAGGACTTCGCGCAGGTCATGCGCAAGCTGTGGCACGGCGAGGTGATCTTCAACCACGACGGGCCGTTGGGCAAGTACCAGGTGCTGTTCCTCGATCCCGACTTCGACGAGGACATCCGGATGGCGATCGTGGCCTTCGGCCCGCAGACACTGGCCCTGGGCGGGCGGGAATTCGACGACGTCATCCTGCACACCTACTTCACCCCGGAGACCCTGGCGCGCGCGGTGAAGACGGTCAAGGACGCTGCCGAGCAGGCCGGCCGCGACCCGGCCAGCGTGCGGGTGTGGTCCTGCTTCGCGACCGTGGGCGATCACCTGCCCGAGGAGCTGCGGCTCAAGAAGACCGTGGCCCGGCTGGCCACGTACCTGCAGGGCTACGGCGATCTGCTGGTGAGCACGAACAACTGGGATCCGGCTGTGCTGCAACGATTCCGGGAGGACTCTGTCGTGACGTCAATCCCGGGCGGCATCGACCACAAGGCCAGCGCCGAGCAGATCGAGCACATCGCGACCCTGATCCCCGCCGAATGGCTGGAACCGTCGGCTACCGGATCGGCGAGCCAGTGCGTGGACCGCATCCGCAAGGAGTTCGACTACGGCGCCGATGCGGTCATCATGCACGGGGCCACGCCCGACGAGCTCGAGCCGATCGTCACCGAGTACCGGGCCACGCGGGCCTAGATTTGGCGAGCAGACGCAAAACTGCCCACTTTCGCGTGAAAATGGGCAGTTTTGCGTCTGCTCGCGGGAGGAAGTTACGGCATGATCAGGGTGCGGGACACTGGCTCAGCCACCACCTGACGGCTGAAAATGCCGTGCTGCAGGGTGACCAGGAGCGCGTTGCGGGTCTCCTCGGGGGAGATGAGCTCGTCGAACCCGAGGTGGCCCGCTGATCGGAACGATGCCTCGAGTTCCATGCGCTTGAGCACCTCGGTGTAATCCTCGCCGGCGTGGGTGGCGGCGCTGAGTGCGGCCGCACCCATCGCGCCCATCGTCGCTCCGGGATAGGCGAACGTTGCGACCTGGTCGTCAAAACCCAGCAGCGACATGACCATCGAGCCGAATCCGAAGGCCTTACGCAGCGTGACGTGCAGCTTGAGCGTCGTCGCGGCGGTCTGAGCGGCGAACATGCGTGCCCCGCTGCGAAGCACGCCGCTGCGCTCGGAACGGCTGCCCGGCATCATGCCCGGATTGTCGGCAAGGAACACGATCGGC from Mycobacterium sp. DL440 includes the following:
- a CDS encoding nuclear transport factor 2 family protein, with the translated sequence MSDDIEAIKQLKARYCRFLDTKDIDAWRALFVDDVVVKLDMAVSTGGADPQTAPPLNGFDEFFPVVWGGVQNAATVHHCHTPEIMLTSDTTATGIWAMEDMLFFEGGNELHGAGHYHETYEKRDGTWQITSLHLTRTLLKFKTA
- a CDS encoding NAD(P)/FAD-dependent oxidoreductase: MSNANFDAIVVGAGFSGLYALHRLREQGLRVQVLEKADAVGGTWLVNRYPGARCDIESIEYSYSFSDAIQQEWVWTETMPAQPEIEAYLNFVADRLDLRRDISFGTDVVSMTFDEGAAQWAVETAVGQTLTAPFVVAATGILSVPLEPDIPGMDQFTGTSLFTSRWPRQGVDLTGKRVGVIGTGSTGVQLIPVVAAQAEQLTVFQRSPAFTLPWQVRPFEPGELDALKADYQQIRAAQREHPVGAARLSAFSVLLEMLARPPVKSASPEEKRQAVEEHGVMGALNWGDVFFDIEANRMATELYGQAVARVVTDPQTAASLTPSHPFACKRPIIDQGYYEAYNRDNVTLVDLRKGAIREVTATGISTEQGDFDLDVIVYATGFDAMTGALSRIDVRGRDGLVLGEYWAKEGALSYLGLAVAGFPNLFTIQGPGSPSAATNFVAALEQHVEWIADCIADLRARGHRSIEATPLAQAEWVEHTTALVAPTVLVHPTCNSWYNGGNVPGKKRMYLGYTAGIPEYRRRCDEIAADGYTGFILE
- a CDS encoding Rieske 2Fe-2S domain-containing protein, coding for MKVPFTWKVTGWFMIGWSAEYEVGDVKALKYFGEDLAAYRDESGELHVLEAHCKHLGAHIGHGGKVVGDCVECPFHGWRWGPEGNNTYIPYQPDKPNRGLRLRSYPVREQYGCIFMWYQPAGLEPQWELPDIFHKFPQFETDPDAYYRPYPEFSSRADAIPVHPQIVAENGPDSSHFRYVHGATVTPVCLHWEHVDEEWRFLTGWPDARSDDPDEMALRIHSHFSGLGFAMSAFEGSSNHRLIFACTPVDDEVSDMFYSIWWPKVPGETSDIPPEQVRAKVEKQFLKTVWEDCDIWRYQKYVEHPPLAKIDAKPYMAMRKWATQFYEVPPVDTVAHA
- a CDS encoding SDR family NAD(P)-dependent oxidoreductase is translated as MFISSTSGRVATPSLGAYGASKFALEAIADSLRNELRPWGIRVSLIEPGQIDTDMSKGSHEQHEENIAKMSAEHQKLYAKHSEGMHKAIDLMDGVISSPEEITVAIERALTDRRPRARYLVGKGSRAHAYTRILPSPIADAIFSKATGIPKRV
- a CDS encoding phosphotransferase, whose amino-acid sequence is MTSAAVPAAKAVPSTIDEVSAQWLTEALSATVTAVHAERIAEDTGFSAALYRLHLTGEDGVPPTLIVKLPADSLARGGMELLGGYQRELHYYRHVAAAAPLSAPHCHVARMSGSDFVLVLEDLRDWENADHLAGLSLPRARLCIGQLAGLHAWSQTMDSAVRDSFPAIDNPLTRDLLLPAFAPGWQLYLEHTDQEVPSAVAQFAEQFTELAPIAMEALSQWEMLVHGDIRADNMFFRGDDLKVVDFQLTVRGAGAADIAYLVSQGLPTEVRRGHDEQLVGEYVRRMAELGVTDYSFDEAWRHYRFGVALLMYMPVIALLTWDSAPERSRRLCLTLIDRAVATIEDIDALGVFA
- a CDS encoding nuclear transport factor 2 family protein; this encodes MNARSAREVVDLYNLVVWNKRDFVLAEELMGDSVIRHDVGEAQTLTHEQAVQRIIDHWAMFETVRFDLNLVVAGDDGEHVAIVYESPMSFPDGNAMTISSMEIFRVVDGRITEVWNCGYKQGVWA
- a CDS encoding LLM class F420-dependent oxidoreductase; the protein is MKYTLEYPSELPTAPDDFLQPEVIRAVATQAEAAGFSAVALSEHPAPSVKWRNNGGHNTLDPIAALSFMAAATTHIRLMTNLYVLPFRNPYLSAKALGSLDLISGGRLIAGVGAGYLRSEFSAVGVDIERRAELLDEALTSLLAIWTDPETPITGTDFAAVGTVFLQPPVQRPHPPIWIGGNGKAAIRRVVEHGNGWMPIIAAPGMASAMRTATIENTEQFGATVQQLRERLADAGRDPLSIDIQVVCPYTDLEDETSLRRAREVLAELAGHGATWAVVHVDGSSPQSALDYIKAFGAEMTG
- a CDS encoding NAD-dependent epimerase/dehydratase family protein, with product MAGRRKVLVMGASGNVGACVTRQLVERGDDVRVLLRKSSSTKGIDDVEVERSYGDIFDTEAVAAAMADRDVVFYCVVDTRAHLADPAPLFSTNVEGLRNVLDVAVDVDLQRFVFLSTIGTIAIGDDGATVDEDTPFNWAGKGGPYIESRRQAEDLVLSYARERGLPAVAMCVSNPYGPPDWQPRQGALIAMAAFGTMPVYIRGVGAEVVGIDDAAEALVLAAEHGRIGERYIVSESYMSQREMFTAAAHAVGARPPRFGIPMAPLYVFGWLAGMSNRLFGTDFPTNLTATRLLWLTSPADHSKATRDLGWKPAPTVESIGRAAQFYVDRKNRNEKVIDL
- a CDS encoding alpha/beta fold hydrolase: MNRAARIAWELGGVVPRSVSALAGAGDWRALSVTGLRQLGEVTLDELVVTGMTLTGPPPQLPRPLSDYESAACELEALGIDGAHPCPDALTIKHIRPRRFGALTFDELIFDHEPALPDAVLADGHGGAATARVRLYRCGDEARPWLIWVHGAGQGDPMDLLVARVRQLRELGFNVALPVQPGHGPRRGSWPEYPARDPLANVAGMMRAVSEVRALIGWLEPQASSIAVAGLSLGSAVAALVSHLDQRVGAVGVYTPILGLNTMIGLHLGRWGTAGLEAGDLLQSDIVTALSSVINPLGTVPRTDHRLIVGAWHDRMAMRESAVALHERWGGELHWHDGSHVGHLFSGAVQDVTEQFLTTVA
- a CDS encoding cysteine hydrolase, producing MKVNLTELVAPEHTAIVTQECQGAVVGPDAGLAALADEARRQALPNIAKLLPAARAASARVVHCLVQRRPDGLGSNHNAKIFAIGRNDVGILPGSPGATLLPEFGPEPDDLVLSRWHGLGPMGGTDLDAVLRNLGVRTIVAVGVSVNIAIINLVMDAVNAGYRVVLPRDAVAGIPTAYADAVIDNTLSLLATVTTTEDLLHAWQR
- a CDS encoding TetR/AcrR family transcriptional regulator — encoded protein: MPSPSLGLTQPERVELSSRRLLQAAAELIVEKGWEATTAAEIGRRAGYSRAMVHARYGSKDAILEAFQDVYVARLNPDAEPGATGLQQVLAHFDRVQEIHAEDPAVTRAMFVSAFEAVKTTSPLRDGVRTQLSAAAVKIDTGLRAGITDGSLRPDIDVDMALRDITGAIFGLAFQWVVLPEEHDLDHEIDCVRARITSSYSR